One Staphylococcus ratti DNA segment encodes these proteins:
- a CDS encoding acetyl-CoA carboxylase biotin carboxyl carrier protein: MDLKQIEQTLTLLKSYGAKHFRYSDDDIELELDLAVSSQNDDFTPTASPSVKNTSNDTASMPQKDAEEQDEKVIRSQMIGTFYLQDEKELTKPVIKVGDKINKGDIVGYVEAMKVMNEVTADESGEITEILVDHGENIEHNQIIVKLK, translated from the coding sequence ATGGATTTAAAACAAATAGAACAAACACTAACTTTATTAAAATCATATGGAGCAAAACATTTTAGATATAGTGACGATGATATAGAGTTGGAGCTAGACTTGGCAGTGTCATCGCAAAACGACGATTTTACACCAACGGCGTCACCATCTGTTAAAAATACATCAAACGATACAGCTTCAATGCCTCAAAAAGATGCTGAAGAACAGGACGAGAAAGTGATTCGTTCACAAATGATTGGAACGTTTTACTTACAAGATGAAAAAGAGCTCACGAAACCTGTTATTAAAGTTGGAGATAAGATTAATAAAGGGGATATTGTTGGCTACGTAGAAGCGATGAAAGTGATGAATGAAGTGACTGCGGATGAAAGTGGAGAAATCACTGAAATTTTAGTAGATCATGGTGAAAATATAGAGCACAATCAAATTATCGTTAAATTGAAATAA
- a CDS encoding YqeG family HAD IIIA-type phosphatase, with translation MGIIRRLFLPNQYVKSIHEIDFDALKEKNIKGVITDLDNTLVGWDEANPTPGVEAWFKGLSERNIKVTIVSNNNEQRVKSFSSSLNVDYIFKARKPLGKSLNKAIQQMDLNKEEVVIIGDQMLTDVFGGNHNGLYTIMVVPVKNSDGFATKLNRMIERRLLNYFKRKGYINWEE, from the coding sequence ATGGGGATTATTAGGCGTTTATTTTTACCAAATCAATATGTTAAATCGATTCATGAAATTGACTTTGATGCATTGAAAGAAAAAAATATTAAAGGTGTGATTACTGATCTCGACAATACATTAGTTGGATGGGATGAGGCTAACCCTACTCCTGGCGTCGAGGCTTGGTTTAAAGGGTTGAGTGAGCGTAACATTAAAGTTACAATTGTTTCGAATAATAATGAACAGCGCGTAAAATCCTTTTCGAGCTCACTTAATGTAGATTATATTTTTAAAGCGCGTAAACCTTTAGGTAAATCTTTGAATAAAGCTATACAACAAATGGATTTAAACAAAGAGGAAGTAGTGATTATTGGTGACCAAATGTTAACTGATGTGTTTGGAGGAAATCATAACGGTTTGTACACGATTATGGTCGTACCAGTTAAAAATTCAGATGGCTTTGCAACAAAGCTGAATCGCATGATTGAACGTCGTTTATTAAATTACTTCAAAAGAAAAGGTTATATTAATTGGGAGGAATAA
- the yqeK gene encoding bis(5'-nucleosyl)-tetraphosphatase (symmetrical) YqeK: MDKSFAIELIEQKLPKKRFEHSLRVAETAVKLAEQYEGDAEKAELAGILHDFCKYDDLASMYQNVTQYELDSKLLSYGSEILHGPVCAAIMKHQYHLNDEDVLLAIAHHTTGRQQMTKNEKIVFIADYIEPRRTTKGVEEIRDMVYGGIGLDKTIYEISKRTVLYLVKKDVNVYQTTIDCLNYYNFNDSK, encoded by the coding sequence ATGGATAAATCTTTCGCAATTGAATTGATTGAACAAAAATTACCTAAAAAACGTTTTGAACATTCACTCCGTGTAGCAGAAACTGCTGTGAAGTTGGCAGAGCAATATGAGGGAGATGCAGAGAAAGCAGAATTAGCAGGTATACTCCATGATTTCTGTAAATATGATGATCTCGCATCGATGTATCAAAATGTAACGCAATATGAGCTTGACTCTAAACTATTGAGTTACGGTTCAGAAATCTTACACGGGCCCGTATGTGCGGCGATTATGAAACACCAATATCATTTAAATGATGAAGACGTTTTATTAGCTATTGCTCATCATACGACAGGACGTCAGCAAATGACTAAAAATGAAAAAATCGTCTTTATCGCAGATTATATCGAACCTAGGCGTACGACAAAAGGTGTGGAAGAGATACGCGATATGGTATATGGTGGTATAGGGCTTGATAAAACCATTTATGAAATTTCTAAACGTACAGTCTTGTATTTAGTTAAAAAAGACGTCAATGTTTATCAAACAACGATTGATTGTTTAAATTATTATAACTTTAACGATTCAAAATAA
- a CDS encoding acetyl-CoA carboxylase biotin carboxylase subunit, with protein sequence MYRVLVANRGEIAVRIIRALREMNMESVAVYAVGDEESLHVKLADHAVCIGDANPLDSYLNIRNILAAAEITQVNAIHPGYGFLSESPVFAEKVENEGLYFIGPTKRTMELMGDKITARQTVDQAGVPVIPGSQSSVESVEEVKSLAAELGYPIVLKAASGGGGKGIRIVKEESQIERLFKEAKSEGNKYFNDDRVYVEAFIPIAKHVEVQVLGDGKANFIHLGERDCSVQRKNQKLIEESPCSALTSEKRAQMCSDAVKVARAAEYRSAGTIEFLVTEDAYYFIEMNARIQVEHTVTEMRTNIDLVRQQLLIMKEGALKLQQDEIAFGGHVIEARINAEDPEKSFRPTPGTVQRLHLPQGFNVRVDSLLYSGYTVSSYYDSLVAKVIVKGDNRPHAIEKLKVTLDELVIDGFKTTADFLYAVLSYPPYYEGDAKDVDIKFLERHDIFEEVKHD encoded by the coding sequence ATGTATCGTGTGCTAGTGGCAAACCGCGGAGAAATTGCAGTACGAATTATCCGTGCATTACGCGAAATGAATATGGAATCTGTGGCAGTATACGCTGTTGGAGATGAAGAGAGCTTACACGTTAAATTAGCAGATCATGCTGTATGCATTGGTGATGCGAATCCGTTAGATAGCTATCTTAATATAAGAAATATTTTAGCAGCAGCAGAGATTACTCAAGTCAATGCGATTCATCCCGGTTATGGCTTTTTATCTGAAAGCCCTGTGTTTGCTGAAAAAGTTGAAAATGAAGGTTTATATTTTATCGGTCCTACTAAACGAACAATGGAGTTAATGGGAGACAAAATTACTGCGCGTCAAACTGTCGATCAAGCAGGCGTTCCAGTTATACCTGGATCCCAATCTTCTGTTGAATCTGTTGAAGAAGTGAAATCCCTTGCAGCAGAGTTAGGTTATCCTATTGTCCTTAAAGCAGCAAGTGGCGGGGGCGGAAAAGGAATCCGCATTGTCAAAGAAGAAAGCCAAATCGAACGTCTTTTTAAAGAAGCTAAAAGCGAAGGTAATAAGTACTTTAATGATGATAGAGTTTACGTAGAAGCCTTCATTCCCATTGCAAAGCATGTTGAAGTACAAGTTTTAGGTGATGGGAAAGCGAACTTTATTCATTTAGGAGAACGTGATTGTTCTGTACAACGAAAAAATCAAAAATTAATCGAGGAGTCACCTTGCAGTGCTTTAACATCAGAAAAGCGTGCACAGATGTGCTCTGATGCGGTAAAAGTTGCACGCGCTGCAGAATATAGAAGCGCAGGCACAATAGAATTTTTAGTTACTGAAGATGCCTATTACTTCATCGAAATGAATGCGCGTATTCAAGTTGAACATACAGTCACTGAAATGCGTACAAATATTGATTTAGTTCGTCAACAATTATTGATTATGAAAGAAGGAGCGCTCAAATTACAACAAGACGAAATCGCATTTGGAGGTCACGTTATCGAAGCGCGTATTAATGCTGAAGACCCTGAAAAGAGCTTCCGACCGACACCGGGAACTGTACAAAGATTACACCTTCCACAAGGTTTTAACGTACGGGTGGATTCACTTTTATATAGCGGCTATACCGTGTCATCTTATTACGACTCATTAGTGGCTAAAGTGATTGTTAAAGGAGATAATCGGCCACATGCGATTGAAAAGTTGAAAGTAACGTTAGATGAGTTGGTTATCGATGGTTTTAAAACGACTGCAGACTTTTTATATGCTGTACTTTCATATCCGCCTTATTATGAGGGGGATGCTAAAGATGTAGACATTAAATTTTTAGAACGACACGACATTTTCGAGGAGGTAAAACATGACTAA
- a CDS encoding NRAMP family divalent metal transporter, protein MKKDSNHIENPGDFKFTKTHRRLLLGSVFLMATSAIGPAFLTQTAVFTQQFLASFAFAILLSIIIDIGAQINIWRILVVTGLRGQEVANEVVKGLGTFISILIGLGGLAFNIGNIAGAGLGLNAIFGIDVRIGAAITAVIAILVFVSKSGQKIMDVVTMILGVVMIGIVAFVMIKTNPPYLEAAGRMIVPENPVALVLPIITLVGGTVGGYITFAGAHRLLDADIKGKDYLPFVNRSAVAGILTTGVMRALLFLAVLGVVVTGVTLNPDNPPASVFEHALGPIGKNIFGIVLFAAAMSSVIGSAYTSTTFLKTLHHKIYKHDNYVVISFIVISTIIFLFLGKPVTLLIVAGAFNGLILPIILTTILIASKKRSIVGDYKHPTWMLIFGIVAVIVTIFTGIVSLQGLMELLGF, encoded by the coding sequence ATGAAAAAAGATTCAAACCATATTGAAAATCCAGGAGATTTTAAGTTTACTAAAACGCATCGACGTTTACTTTTAGGCTCGGTCTTCCTAATGGCCACGTCGGCGATAGGACCTGCATTTTTAACACAAACTGCTGTGTTTACTCAACAATTTTTGGCAAGCTTCGCTTTTGCGATATTGTTATCCATTATTATTGATATTGGCGCACAAATTAATATTTGGCGTATTCTAGTCGTTACAGGGTTACGTGGCCAAGAGGTAGCCAATGAAGTGGTTAAAGGTTTAGGAACATTCATTTCCATTTTAATTGGACTTGGAGGACTTGCATTTAACATTGGTAATATTGCGGGCGCCGGGCTCGGATTGAATGCTATTTTTGGTATTGATGTTCGAATAGGAGCTGCGATTACAGCTGTTATTGCAATTTTAGTGTTCGTTTCAAAAAGTGGTCAAAAAATCATGGATGTTGTGACAATGATTTTAGGAGTTGTTATGATTGGAATTGTAGCTTTTGTGATGATAAAAACCAATCCACCGTACTTAGAAGCAGCCGGACGTATGATTGTTCCTGAAAATCCAGTGGCACTTGTATTGCCAATTATTACACTTGTTGGAGGTACAGTAGGGGGATACATTACTTTCGCTGGGGCACACCGCCTTTTAGATGCAGATATTAAAGGAAAGGATTATTTACCTTTTGTTAACCGTTCTGCAGTTGCAGGTATTTTAACGACAGGTGTTATGCGTGCTTTACTTTTCTTAGCTGTACTAGGGGTTGTCGTGACAGGTGTAACGTTAAATCCAGATAACCCACCAGCGTCAGTCTTTGAACATGCTTTAGGGCCTATAGGGAAAAATATTTTTGGTATTGTTTTATTTGCAGCAGCAATGTCATCGGTAATCGGCTCTGCATATACAAGTACGACATTTTTAAAAACATTACATCATAAAATATATAAACACGATAATTATGTTGTTATTTCGTTTATTGTTATCTCGACAATTATTTTCTTATTTCTAGGAAAACCAGTTACATTGCTAATTGTTGCAGGTGCATTTAATGGCTTAATTTTACCAATCATACTCACGACAATACTTATTGCTTCTAAAAAACGTAGTATTGTAGGTGATTACAAACATCCGACATGGATGCTTATATTCGGTATTGTGGCTGTCATCGTTACAATTTTCACTGGCATCGTCTCACTTCAAGGATTGATGGAATTACTAGGTTTTTAA
- the pxpA gene encoding 5-oxoprolinase subunit PxpA encodes MTKVDLNCDLGESFGNYKIGNDEQVIPLITSANIACGYHAGDPNVMAKTVQRAKAHDVGIGAHPGFPDLQGFGRRNLDMSYDDVYNMIVYQMGALKSFCDINDVKLNHVKPHGALYQMGAKDKDFAKVIAQAVYDIDPNIIFVGLSQSFLIDEAKQLGLSTASEVFADRRYEADGQLVSRKKNNAVIKDTDEAIQQVIDMVTKGKVTAINGQEIEISADTICVHGDGEHALEFVKQIRQQLSSANVDIVKLGG; translated from the coding sequence ATGACTAAAGTAGATTTGAACTGTGACCTTGGCGAAAGCTTTGGTAACTATAAAATTGGCAATGATGAACAAGTCATCCCTTTAATTACTTCAGCTAATATTGCATGCGGTTATCATGCGGGTGATCCTAACGTCATGGCTAAAACCGTTCAACGTGCTAAAGCGCATGATGTGGGGATTGGCGCACACCCCGGGTTTCCAGACTTACAAGGTTTTGGTCGAAGAAACTTAGACATGTCCTATGATGATGTTTATAATATGATTGTTTATCAAATGGGGGCACTTAAATCTTTTTGTGATATCAATGATGTTAAGTTAAATCACGTTAAACCACATGGAGCGCTTTATCAAATGGGGGCAAAGGATAAAGACTTTGCTAAAGTTATTGCTCAAGCTGTTTATGACATAGATCCAAATATCATCTTCGTTGGATTGTCACAGTCTTTTCTAATTGATGAAGCGAAACAACTTGGCTTAAGTACAGCATCAGAAGTCTTTGCGGATCGACGATATGAAGCGGATGGGCAGTTAGTGAGTCGTAAAAAAAATAATGCAGTAATTAAAGATACAGATGAAGCAATCCAACAAGTCATTGATATGGTTACAAAAGGAAAAGTTACTGCAATCAATGGTCAGGAGATTGAAATTAGTGCAGATACAATTTGTGTTCATGGAGATGGGGAACACGCACTAGAATTTGTTAAACAAATTCGTCAACAATTATCAAGCGCTAACGTAGACATTGTTAAACTAGGGGGATAA
- the rsfS gene encoding ribosome silencing factor: MNAYELLTLSVEAAGDKKAENIIALNMQEISDIADYFVVCHGNNERQVQAIAKAVKDVAEAHDVTVKRMEGYQEAKWILVDLADIVVHVFLRDERLHYNLEKLYHDAEMYNYEEVVKA; this comes from the coding sequence ATGAACGCATATGAATTATTAACGCTTTCTGTAGAAGCGGCAGGAGATAAAAAAGCAGAGAACATTATTGCTTTAAACATGCAAGAAATCTCGGACATTGCAGATTATTTTGTTGTTTGTCATGGGAATAATGAAAGACAAGTTCAAGCGATAGCTAAAGCGGTAAAAGATGTTGCTGAAGCGCATGACGTTACAGTTAAGCGCATGGAAGGTTATCAAGAAGCTAAATGGATACTTGTTGATTTAGCAGATATTGTTGTACATGTTTTCTTAAGAGACGAACGTTTACATTATAACCTTGAAAAATTGTATCATGACGCTGAAATGTATAACTATGAAGAGGTTGTAAAAGCCTAA
- the aroE gene encoding shikimate dehydrogenase, translating into MKFAVIGHPIKHSLSPLMHHANFKKLNLDYQYEAINIPESHFQHIREIISERELDGFNVTIPHKARIIPYLDDISDEAKEMGAVNTVKIKNGKWIGYNTDGIGFVKGLESYYGSLKDAKILILGAGGASKGITYQLKQKTTQPIFVANRTMSRFETWTFNINAVPLSEVTNIADQFDIIINTTPLGMYDSNDSILTFERLKKRALVCDIIYTPLETPFLANARHHGYDTYNGLDMFVYQGAESFNIWTAMDANINAMRTSVLNKLNV; encoded by the coding sequence ATGAAATTTGCAGTGATAGGTCATCCAATCAAACATTCACTTTCACCGCTAATGCATCACGCCAATTTTAAAAAATTAAATCTAGATTATCAATATGAAGCAATTAATATACCAGAATCACATTTTCAACATATTAGAGAGATTATAAGTGAACGTGAATTAGATGGTTTTAATGTTACTATTCCGCATAAAGCGCGCATCATTCCATATCTTGACGATATTTCAGATGAAGCGAAAGAAATGGGCGCAGTGAATACGGTGAAAATTAAAAACGGTAAATGGATAGGCTATAATACAGATGGTATTGGTTTTGTAAAAGGGCTTGAATCTTATTATGGTTCTTTAAAAGACGCTAAAATTTTGATACTTGGTGCTGGTGGCGCGAGTAAAGGTATCACGTATCAATTAAAGCAAAAAACAACACAACCTATTTTTGTTGCAAATAGAACGATGTCCCGCTTTGAAACGTGGACTTTTAACATTAATGCAGTGCCACTTTCTGAGGTGACAAATATCGCTGATCAATTTGATATTATTATCAATACAACACCGCTTGGTATGTATGATTCAAATGATAGCATACTCACATTTGAGCGTTTGAAAAAGCGCGCACTGGTTTGCGATATTATCTATACGCCTTTAGAAACGCCTTTCTTGGCTAATGCACGACATCACGGTTATGATACGTATAATGGCTTAGATATGTTTGTGTATCAAGGGGCAGAGAGTTTTAATATTTGGACCGCTATGGATGCAAATATCAATGCGATGAGAACATCGGTTTTAAATAAATTAAATGTTTAA
- a CDS encoding 2,3-diphosphoglycerate-dependent phosphoglycerate mutase yields MPKLILCRHGQSVWNAENIFTGWADVELSEQGRNEATTSGKKLKEQEINIDIAFTSLLKRAIKTTFHLLDESDQLYIPVIKSWRLNERHYGGLQGLNKDKAREQFGEDQVHIWRRSYDTAPPQQDETQRESYLKDRKYELLDRRIMPESESLKDTLVRVIPFWNDQISQELLAGKTVLVSAHGNSLRALIKYLENISEEDIINYEIKTGAPLIYELSDDLKVIDKYYL; encoded by the coding sequence ATGCCAAAACTTATTTTATGTAGACATGGACAAAGTGTTTGGAACGCCGAAAATATATTTACAGGATGGGCTGATGTTGAATTATCCGAACAAGGTCGGAATGAAGCGACTACTTCAGGTAAAAAATTAAAAGAGCAAGAAATTAATATTGATATTGCATTCACATCGTTACTGAAACGTGCAATTAAGACAACGTTTCATTTATTGGATGAGTCTGACCAATTATACATACCAGTTATCAAATCGTGGCGTTTGAATGAACGTCATTATGGTGGTTTACAAGGATTAAATAAGGACAAAGCTCGCGAACAATTTGGTGAAGATCAAGTACATATTTGGAGACGTTCTTACGATACCGCACCGCCTCAACAAGATGAAACACAACGTGAAAGCTACTTAAAAGATCGTAAATACGAATTATTAGACAGACGTATTATGCCAGAATCTGAAAGCTTGAAAGATACTTTAGTAAGGGTTATTCCGTTTTGGAATGATCAAATTTCTCAAGAATTATTAGCTGGCAAAACAGTACTTGTTTCGGCACACGGCAACTCTTTACGTGCACTGATTAAATATTTAGAAAACATTTCAGAGGAAGATATCATCAATTATGAAATTAAAACGGGTGCACCGCTCATTTATGAATTATCAGATGATTTAAAAGTAATTGATAAATACTATTTATAA
- a CDS encoding 5'-methylthioadenosine/adenosylhomocysteine nucleosidase, with protein sequence MIGIIGAMEEEVAILKSQMSDVETLQTAHVVFYKGKLNHTDVVLTQSGIGKVNVAISTTILIQQFQPDCIINTGSAGGLQSGMALGDVIVSTEVAYHDADARAFGYSIGQIPGMPETYKADQNLIHHVNDVLNTLEQPVREGLIVSGDSFIGTNEQRSIILQHFPNAMAAEMEAAAIAQTCYQFSVPFIVTRAISDLADADAGMTFEAFLKVASQSSSQMVTALVAKLNQ encoded by the coding sequence ATGATTGGAATTATAGGTGCAATGGAAGAAGAAGTCGCGATTTTAAAATCACAAATGAGTGATGTAGAGACTTTACAAACAGCACATGTTGTTTTTTATAAAGGAAAATTAAATCATACAGACGTGGTTTTAACTCAAAGTGGCATCGGAAAAGTGAATGTTGCGATTTCTACAACGATACTCATACAACAATTTCAACCGGATTGTATTATTAATACAGGTTCAGCGGGGGGCTTACAGTCAGGAATGGCTTTAGGAGATGTCATTGTGAGCACAGAGGTGGCTTATCACGATGCTGATGCACGCGCGTTTGGCTATTCAATAGGACAAATCCCTGGAATGCCTGAAACCTATAAAGCAGATCAAAACTTGATTCATCACGTTAATGACGTATTAAACACACTTGAGCAACCTGTTAGAGAGGGGCTTATCGTTTCTGGTGACAGTTTTATTGGAACTAATGAACAACGTTCTATAATACTGCAACATTTTCCAAATGCAATGGCTGCCGAAATGGAAGCAGCAGCGATTGCGCAAACATGTTATCAATTTAGTGTACCATTCATCGTTACGCGTGCCATTTCAGACCTTGCGGATGCGGATGCAGGAATGACTTTTGAGGCATTTTTAAAAGTCGCTTCTCAATCTTCAAGTCAAATGGTTACTGCGCTAGTTGCAAAATTAAATCAATAA
- the yhbY gene encoding ribosome assembly RNA-binding protein YhbY — MTLTGKQKRYLRSEAHHIDPIFQIGKSGINENMVEQIKDVLEKRELIKVHILQNNFEDKSELAQQLSESTESHLVQQIGSMIVLYKESINNKTIELP, encoded by the coding sequence ATGACTTTAACTGGGAAACAAAAGAGATATTTACGAAGTGAAGCCCATCATATTGATCCAATTTTTCAAATAGGAAAATCAGGTATTAATGAAAATATGGTTGAACAAATTAAAGATGTTTTAGAAAAACGTGAACTGATTAAAGTCCACATTTTACAAAACAACTTTGAAGATAAATCAGAATTGGCACAACAATTAAGTGAATCAACAGAAAGTCATCTTGTACAACAGATTGGTTCTATGATCGTACTATATAAAGAATCCATCAATAATAAAACGATCGAGTTGCCTTAA
- the nadD gene encoding nicotinate (nicotinamide) nucleotide adenylyltransferase produces the protein MKKIVIYGGQFNPIHSAHEMVATMVNEAIQPDIFYFLPSYKSPLKHHENQIDVKHRIEMIKCVIENLSFGTIRYDEVERKGQSYTYDTLKIIKKEHLDDILYFVIGTDQYEQLSKWYKIDELKTFVTFIVVNRQPQHTIKDASIIQVQIPEMAISSTEIRQRRKSGKTIHMWVPLNVEHYIKREDLYG, from the coding sequence ATGAAAAAGATCGTCATTTATGGAGGCCAATTCAACCCCATTCATAGCGCGCATGAAATGGTTGCGACAATGGTAAATGAGGCAATTCAACCAGATATTTTTTATTTTTTACCAAGTTATAAATCACCATTAAAACATCACGAAAACCAGATTGATGTGAAACATCGTATAGAAATGATTAAATGCGTGATTGAAAATTTAAGCTTTGGTACCATTCGCTATGATGAAGTTGAACGTAAAGGCCAAAGCTATACGTATGACACTTTAAAAATCATAAAAAAAGAACACCTTGATGATATATTGTATTTTGTCATTGGCACAGATCAATATGAACAGTTGTCGAAATGGTATAAAATTGATGAACTCAAAACGTTTGTCACTTTTATTGTTGTCAATAGGCAACCTCAACATACGATAAAAGATGCATCAATAATTCAAGTACAAATACCAGAAATGGCAATCAGTTCAACTGAAATTCGGCAGCGTCGAAAATCAGGCAAAACCATTCATATGTGGGTGCCATTAAATGTTGAACATTATATAAAAAGGGAGGATTTATATGGATAA
- a CDS encoding class I SAM-dependent DNA methyltransferase produces the protein MSYQNLSAFYDVLTDDQPYHNWLYIVQHFTSDLAVHRILDIGCGTGTLTCQLTSITPDVWGMDLSGEMIQLAKHKAQNVTWIQGDMTDFNAETTFDVITIFCDSLNYITSEEDIMATFNHVYHHLNNKGVFMFDVHTIHKIQTQFCNQLYMDDREDLTLIWQTTPGELPFSVWHDLTFFSKNTSGTYDRLDESQFQRTLEKAQYETMLEIIGFKNIQTFYDFDTQNQNKDSDRLFFVATK, from the coding sequence ATGTCATACCAGAATTTAAGTGCATTTTACGACGTTCTCACTGATGACCAACCTTATCATAACTGGTTATATATAGTTCAGCATTTTACGTCTGACTTAGCCGTTCATCGCATTTTAGATATCGGGTGTGGGACTGGCACTTTAACATGTCAACTTACTTCTATTACGCCTGACGTATGGGGAATGGATTTGAGTGGAGAAATGATACAACTTGCCAAACATAAAGCGCAAAATGTGACTTGGATTCAAGGAGATATGACCGACTTCAATGCAGAAACGACCTTTGATGTCATCACAATATTTTGTGACTCGTTGAATTACATTACATCTGAAGAAGATATTATGGCAACTTTCAATCATGTATATCATCACCTTAATAATAAAGGCGTTTTCATGTTTGATGTGCACACCATTCATAAAATCCAAACACAATTTTGTAATCAATTATATATGGATGATCGCGAAGACCTTACGCTAATTTGGCAAACGACACCGGGAGAGCTTCCTTTTAGTGTTTGGCATGATTTGACTTTTTTCAGTAAAAATACCTCAGGGACGTATGATAGATTAGATGAATCACAATTTCAACGTACCCTAGAAAAGGCTCAATATGAAACAATGTTAGAAATTATCGGTTTCAAAAATATTCAAACCTTTTACGATTTTGATACACAAAATCAAAACAAAGATAGTGACCGACTATTTTTTGTAGCCACTAAATAA
- the yqeH gene encoding ribosome biogenesis GTPase YqeH — MTDDLKCIGCGATLQSEDKDKPGYVPESSLFKDDVICRRCFRLKHYNEVQDVGMESDDFLTLLNKLSDKKGIVVNLVDVFDLEGSFIHAIKRIVGNKKIILAANKIDLLPKQINKRRVTEWLRQSAKNYGLHADDVVLISAAKNYGIEDLMASIEKHRQGQDVYIVGTTNVGKSTLINKLIEQSVGEKDVVTTSRIPGTTLDMIDIPIDEKSDMYDTPGIIQAHQMTHLVTPKELNTIMPKKEIKQRVYQLNEGQTLFFGGLARIDYQSGGKRPLICYFSNELHIHRTKTENAERLWQEKLGTLLTPPSNPKLYDLENLKTVTLSTTSGKQDVMISGLGFITIDEGAAFRVIVPKSVDVTLRPSIM; from the coding sequence TTGACAGATGATTTAAAATGTATTGGTTGTGGCGCAACTTTACAATCCGAAGATAAAGATAAACCAGGCTACGTTCCTGAATCAAGTCTTTTTAAAGACGATGTAATTTGTCGTCGTTGTTTTAGATTAAAACATTATAACGAAGTTCAAGACGTCGGTATGGAAAGCGATGATTTTTTAACATTGCTTAATAAACTGTCTGACAAAAAAGGGATTGTCGTTAACTTGGTAGACGTTTTTGATCTTGAAGGTTCTTTCATCCATGCCATCAAGCGCATTGTTGGTAACAAGAAAATTATTTTAGCAGCTAACAAAATTGATTTGTTGCCGAAACAAATTAATAAACGTCGCGTAACAGAGTGGCTTAGACAGTCCGCCAAAAACTATGGTCTACACGCAGATGATGTCGTGTTGATTTCTGCGGCTAAAAATTATGGCATCGAAGACTTAATGGCATCCATTGAAAAGCATCGTCAAGGGCAAGACGTCTATATTGTCGGCACAACGAACGTCGGAAAGTCTACGCTTATCAATAAATTGATTGAACAAAGTGTAGGGGAGAAAGATGTGGTAACTACTTCACGTATACCTGGAACAACTTTGGATATGATTGATATTCCTATTGATGAAAAAAGCGATATGTATGACACGCCAGGCATTATCCAAGCACATCAAATGACACATCTTGTTACGCCGAAAGAGCTAAATACGATTATGCCTAAAAAAGAAATTAAACAACGTGTCTATCAACTCAATGAAGGTCAAACATTGTTTTTCGGAGGGCTTGCACGTATAGATTATCAATCGGGTGGAAAACGTCCGCTCATTTGTTATTTTTCTAATGAACTTCATATTCATCGAACTAAAACAGAAAATGCTGAGCGTTTGTGGCAAGAAAAACTCGGCACGCTACTAACGCCGCCATCCAATCCAAAATTATATGACTTAGAAAATTTAAAAACAGTGACCCTTTCAACGACTTCGGGTAAGCAAGATGTTATGATTTCTGGATTAGGATTCATCACAATTGATGAAGGTGCCGCATTTCGTGTTATTGTTCCAAAATCAGTCGATGTGACGTTACGACCGTCGATTATGTAA